A window of Clostridium taeniosporum genomic DNA:
TATAATCATCAATCATAGTTCCTGTTAAAATATTACTTTCACCAATGAAATCTGCAACAAAAGCATTAGCAGGCTCATTATATATATCTTCAGGACTACCCATTTGTTGAATAATTCCTTTATTCATAACAATTATAGTATCTGACATAGTTAATGCTTCTTCTTGATCATGAGTTACAAAAATAAAGGTAATACCAAGTTCTTGTTGGATCTTTTTTAATTCTATTTGCATCTCTTTTCTAAGTTTTAAATCTAATGCCCCTAAAGGTTCATCTAGAAGTAGTACTTCTGGTTTGTTAACTAAAGCTCTAGCAATTGCAACTCTTTGTTGTTGTCCACCACTTAATGAAGTGATGCTTCTTTTTTCAAAGCCTTTTAATGCAACTAACTCTAACATTTTTTTAACACTTTTTTTAATCTCATCTTTAGGCAATTTTTTCAACTTAAGTCCAAAAGCAACATTTTCATATACATTCATATGAGGAAATAATGCATATTTTTGAAATACAGTATTTACTTGTCTTTTATAAGGAGGAAGATTAGATATATCTTTATTTTTAAATAAAACTTCTCCTATATCAGCTGTTTCAAATCCAGCAATTATCTTTAATGTTGTTGTCTTACCACAGCCACTGGGTCCTAGCAGTGTTAAAAATTCATTTTTTTTAATAGTTAATGATAAATTATCTAATATTTTTTGTTCACCATAAGATTTACTTACATTATTTAGTTTAATTATACTATCGCTCACCAAAAGCACCTCTCTCTAAAATTTAAAATGATGGTGGAGTACTTATCCAAATAACTTTTGCTGATGTTCTACCAGCATTAGAAATATAATGATTAACTTTTGGTTTAAAATAAAAGCTTTCATTCTTTTTTACCTTTAATTTTCTTTTTCCTAAGTGTAGATAAATACTTCCAGATAATACATAACCAAATTCTTCACCATCATGTGGTTCCTCTTCAATATATTGACCACCAGGATCAATAGTAATCATAATTGGCTCCATAGCATTTTTTTGAGCATTAGGCACAAGCCACATTAAAGAATATTTTAGTTCTTCATCATCTGTTTTAAACATGTCATCATTACTAAATATAACTTGTTCTTCTTTTGTTTCACTAAAAAACTCATTTAAACTAGTTCCCAAGATTTCTAATATGTCCATTAAAGTAGCAATTGATGGAGAAGTTAAATCATTCTCAAGTTGAGAGATGAATCCTTTAGATAACTCACATCTATTTGCTAATTCTTCTTGGGTTAATTGTTTTTCCATTCTTAATATACGAATTTTTTCTCCAATTTCCAAAATATACACCTACCATCGAATATATAATATACTCACTTTTACTAAACCTTAAGTTTAAAATTACTAAACAAACAATGATATTATATAAACTTTATAAATAAAAATCAATATTTTTTTAGTAAAAAATGAAAAAAATATTCTTTTTAATCCTTTATTTAACTTAATTATAAAAATTATGTTTAGTATTAGATAAATTCTAGTAGACATATACTAAGGGCAAAAAAAATTTTATTTTCTAAACAGAAATAAGAAAATATACATATAAAGATGATTTTAACATTTATTTATTCTATAAATATTGATAAAAATAAGAAAGTATGAGATATTTAAGGTAACATAATAAAGAAATTATTAGGTGATTTTATGCGAAAAGAACATGAACTGTATAGAAGAAATGGTAAATTAGTATATATAAAGCAACCTGAATATAAAGAATTAGCTTTTATAGCAAAGTTATGGAACGATGAAGAAACCATGAAAGATATTGGGGGAGTATATAAATTTACAGAAAATAAGTGGGAGAGTTTTTATAAAAAGATGGTATCTCCAACTGATGGAAGAAATTTTTATTGTCTTATATATACAGCTAAAGATGAACCAATTGGTGAAGTTAGTTTTCATGGTTATGATCCTATAACTAAAATAGCAAGATCTAATATAAAAATTTACTATAGGTATAGAAATATGGGATATGGTAAAGAAGCTATGCGATTAATGTTAGAATATTACTTTATTGATTTTGAAGGGAAAATGATATTAGATAAGGTTAGCAATGAGAATTCAAAAGGATTTGCTAATAAATTAGGATTTAAAAAAAGTGGAACATATCAAAATGAAACAACGTTCAAACTTACTAAGAAAGATTTTTTCTGTTTTAAAGATTCAAACATAAAAAATGTTTCATTTATTATATATGATAATATAAACATGGTAAATTATACTTTGTTTTGGGAGATATTTAATGAAGCAAATAAACTATCTAATAAAAAAATATTTAATTTTAATATAATTTCATTAACTGAAAAGGTTAAGTATAATAATAATTTAAAATTAGAAGTAAATTCATCTAATTTTAATGTTTCAACTTCAAATATTATAATTTTACCAGATTCAACAACTATAGAAAATATATTAAAAAATGAAAATGCTATAAAAATAATATTAGAAGCATACAATCAGTGTGATTATATATGTGCTATAGGAAGCTCAGTAGCTATATTAGAATATATGAAATCTTTAACAGGAATATCAATTCCTAATATAGAAAATTTAAGTACATTAATAAATAGTAATAGATTAAATAGAATAAAAGTAACTAATGAAAACTTTGTAGATAATGGAAGGGTGATGATTGCATCCAACTTGATGGGAACTATAGAGATGATTTTATCAATAATATTTAAGATATCAGGAAAAGATTTAGTAAGAAAATTAGAGAAGAAATTAGGTATAAATATTACATGATAATGTAGAGAATTTGATTAAAATTAGCTAATATTGTACAATATAAAAAAGCTTATTATAAAGGATTGAGGTAAATGAGCTCTAAAAAAGCTAAGATGGTTAGTATAATTATTGTAGCAATACTTAGCATAACTGCAATATTTGTAATGCATAAATTTATAGGAAATGGCTCTAAAGATATTGAAGCTGCTAAAAGTTTTATAGAGAATTTATATGTAATAAATGCAATTGATAACAAAGAAGATTTAAAAAATATAAAGTACAAGAGAGTAAAAACCGTTGGCAATAAGAATAAATTAATATATAAAACTATAATGGCAAATTCTTTTGGAATAGATCTAGATAAAAATTATAATGTTATAGGTTTTGCTAACAAAGATATTAAAAAATATGATAATGAAATATCATATTATGAAGCTAAAGAAAAATCAGATGAATATTTAAAGAAGATATATAATAAAGAGCTAGACTTTAGAGGTTTAAAGAATGATAAAGCTTCAGATAGTCTTCCGTATTATTCTTTTGTATATTTAAAGTGTAAAGACGGATATCCAATATATTCGGATAAGATAATAGTATGCATAAATAAATATAATGGTTTACTAGAAAATTATACCAACTCATCTATTCAAAGAAAATTCAAAGATTCTATAATAAATATATCACAGGAAGATGCAGAAAAAGAAGCAATAACTTTATTTAATGAATTAAATTACAGTGGAGAAATTGTTAATTCAACTGAATTAGTATATTCAGAACATAAAACCAAAAGTGAAAAAGACTTAAAGTCTGAACTTTGTTATCTTATAACAGTTAAAGGAAAGGATCAGAATGCTGCAGAATTTACAAATAAATTTTTTATAAGTACACAGTCGAAAGAAGTAATTCGTGAAATAAAATATGGTACAGAAAATTCTGTAATAACTGATTAATTAAAAATTTTAAATTAGATAAGGTAAATAAAAAAATGTAATGATTAAAAATCATTACATTTTTTTTATTTAAATAGGCTATTTCCATTCATCAACATTTGTTAATTCAGGAATAGATGATGATTTAAATATAGGTTCTTTTATTCCTGATTTTTTTTGAGTTATATAATCAGCTAATGCTTTGAATGCAAGTTTACCAAGTAGAGCAATTGCAATCAAGTTCGTTATTGCCATAAATGCCATAAAAGTATCTGCTAAGTTCCACACTATATTTAAGTTAGCTATAGTACCAAAAAATACCATAAAAGCAACAGCAATTCTATATACTACTATATATACTTTTTTCTTACTTAAAAAACCAATATTAGATTCTCCATAGTAGTAATTACCTACTATAGAACTAAAAGCAAATAACAATATACAAATAGCAATAAATATACTTCCAAAACTACCAATTTGAGAGCTTAAAGCATTTTGAGTTAATTGTATACCTGTTAATTTACCAGATAAATCTATATCTGAAAGTAGAATTATAAATGCAGTACAACTACAAATTATTATTGTATCAGTGAAAACTCCAAGTGTTTGAATTAAACCTTGTTTAACTGGATGAGTTACATGAGCAGTAGCAGCTGCATTAGGTGCACTACCCATACCAGCTTCGTTAGAGAATAAACCTCTTTTTATTCCGATCATTAAAGTTCCACCAAAAGTTCCACCAATAGCTTCTTTTAAACCAAAAGCATTTTCAAAAATTAATACAAATAATCTAGGAATATCAGTGAAATTCTTGAATACTACAAATAGGGCTACTAATATATAAGCAATTGCCATTATTGGAACAATTACTTCAGAAATTTTAGCTACTCTATGTACTCCACCAAATATAATTAACAAAGTTAAAACTGTTAAAATAATACCTACTGTTATTTGGTTTATTCCAAAAGCTTCATTCATAGCTAAAGAAATAGTATTAGATTGAACAGAATTAAAAACTAATCCATAAGTTATTGTTATTAATATAGAGAAGAAAATTCCCATCCATTTTTTATTTAACCCTTTTTCCATATAATAAGCGGGTCCACCTCTAAAACTACCATTTTTATCTTTAACTTTGTATATTTGAGCTAATGTGGATTCAACAAAACTTGAAGCAGCTCCAATTAAAGCTATGCACCACATCCAAAAAATAGCACCAGGTCCACCAATTGATATAGCAATTGCAATACCAGCTAAATTACCAGTTCCAACTCTTGATGCTGTACTTATGCAAAAGGCTTGAAATGATGACACACTTCCTTTTTTTCGTTCAGATGTAACACCATCACCTAATAACCTAAACATTTCTTTTATAAGTTTAAATTGAACAAAATTTGTCTTGTAAGTAAAGTATAGTCCTAAAATTATTAATAATGCTATTAGGATGTATGTATACAAAAAGTCATTGAAATTTACAAGTAAATTATTTAAAATATCCAAATTTATAATTCCTCCTTCATTAGAAAAAAATATGTCGATTAATATAATTTTATATTGAAAAAACAAAAAATGCAAGAATAATAATTAAAAAATTCAAATTTAAAATACTATAATTATCAAAGTGTTAATTTAAGTAGAGGTTATAAGGATTAAATTTATATGATAAATATAAAATGAAGGTGTTTAATATGATTTATTCATTTTAAAATATAAATAAATTTATTTAATTATATTTTATGCTATATGATAAATACGATACAAAATTTTTTTATTTTAATAAAAAAAACGATACATTAGAATTTTAAATGTATCGTTTTTCAACAAATTATTGATTAGGTTTTAATATTGAATCAGTCTCATCAACAGGTGGCGGTTCAGGGGATGATTCTTCAAAAGGTCCATTATTATTTGGAATTTCCACTTCACTTTCTTCATTTATATTTGGTGGAGAAAGCTCAGGACTAGCCCCATCAGTATAATCATCCTGTGAATGTGGAAGCACATACATATAATCCTTAGTTAATGGATTAGGATATTTTTTATTTAGAAAAACTCTATTTTGAGTTAATAATGCAGGAGTATTAGGTCCAGCTAATTTATTATTAATTCTATTTATACGTCCGATAACATGAGTACTGCATGTTTCATGTGGTTCAGTTCCTTCAATGAATAATTCATCTCTTATTCTGTTACCTCTAGGATCATTACTACATAAATCTGATGGAAGCTTACCAGAATCTTCACATACAGCAACATGAACAATTCCTTCAGGTTCCTCCAAATCTTTAACTTCCTTATTTTTATGAGCTTTAGCCATTATTTTTCCCCATAAATTTGCACATACAGTACCAGAACCACCAAATACAGTTTTAGGGTTATCATAACCAACCCAAACTGATCCAGATAGGTAAGGAGTAAGTCCTGCAAACCATAAATCCTTTGCATTTGTAGTTGTACCTGTTTTACCAGCCACAGGCATATCACTCCATTTAGCAGGAGCACCACCATAGAAATTAACAGGTCCCTTTAACAAATCATACATTATATATGCTGTTTGTGGTGAAAAAACGTGTTTTTCCTTAGGTTTTGATTTTAGTATAGTGTTACCTTTTGAATCAACTACCTTTGTGTAAAGTAGAGGTTCTACGTAATCACCATCATTACCAAAGCTTCCAAATGCAGCAGCTAATTTATAGGTATTACCACCATCTCTGTCATTAGGAGCATTGTTAAATTGTCCTAATGCAACAGTAGCTATAGAAGTTTTAGATGCACTATTATATACAAGTCCTAAATCTTCTCCATAAGATATTCCTGTTTTTAAACCTATAGTATCTGCATTTATAATAGAACACGTATTTTTAGAATACATTAGCCCTTCACGTGCAGGTATAAGTCCTAGATATTGATCAGGAGAATTTCTAAGTATATTTGGAGGAGCATATGCAGGATATTTTTTTGTTAATTCTGGTGATAATGGTGCATCATCTGTTACAGTTGCAGCAGTTATTATTTTTTGATCTATACCAGGTCCATATACAGTAAGTGGTTTAGTAGTAGAACCAATAGGTCTTAAATCGTCATATGCTCTATTATTTGATTGAGGGAGTTGTTTACCTCTGCCTCCAACCATAGCAAGAACTTTACCATGTCTATAATCAATTATTGTTGCAGAAGCTTGTAATAATGGAATATTATTTTCATCATAAGTTTCTGAATTTCCAACGTGTAGATTTTCATATTTATCTAAAGTTTTTTGAGTGAAATTTTGTAATTTTCTATCCATGGTAGTATAAATTTTTAATCCACCATTAACAATTAATCTAGATACTTCTTCATCTGTATATTTATATTTTTCTTTTAAATCTCTTTTAACTTGAGATACAGCTGGATAAACAAACCATTCATAATTTAATCTAAAATCTTTTTTGCTTGGTTTAAATACTAATTTACCATTATTAATATCTTCAACACCTTGGTTATAGTCACTTTCTGAAATGTATCCTAACTCATGCATTTTAGATAGAACAGTTAACGTTCTATTGATATATCTAGATGGATCCTTTTTATTATCTTCATTATAAGCACTATAATAAGTTGGAGCTTGGGTTATACCTGCTAAATAAGCACATTCAACTAAACTTAAATCTGAAGTACTTTTACTAAAATATAATAACGAAGCAGCCTCAACACCATATACTTGCCCACCAAGTGGTATAGTATTTAAATATGCAGTAATTATTTGATCTTTATTCAATTGTTTTTCAAGATCAAGAGCTAAATAAATCTCTTTTACTTTCCTTTTTATAGATACTTCATTAGTAAGAACAGTATTTTTTAGAAGTTGTTGAGTTAAGGTAGAAGCACCATGTAAACCTCTTTTACCAGTTAACATTTTTTTTGCATCTGTTAGTGCAGCACCTAGTATTCTTCGAATATCTATCCCTTTATGCTTAAGAAAACGTTCATCTTCAATTGATATAAAGGCATTTTTTAAATTATCTGGAATTTTATCCGATGTTATTACATAGCGTTCTTCATTTGTATGTAAGTTATCCATAAGTTCACCCTTATTATCATATAAGCTTGAAGGTTGGTTTAATGTTAAAACATCTTCAACATTTAGAGGGGGAGTAGTTTTTATAATTGCGAGTAAATAACCAGCACCTACAACACATACTAATAAGACTAAAGTTAAAATGCTAAGTACAATTCTTTTAAAGATAGTAGAAGCAGTTAATTTTTTTGTTTTATTTTTTTTCTTTTTTCTTACTTTAGTAGTATGTTTACTATTCTTTTTCTTTGTTTTATTTGGAGTTTTTTCAGTCGACATTCTATCCTCCTAAAATTACGTTAATTATTAAATAATATTCTATATTATTATAGCATACTTATAATAAGAGTAAACCAATAACTCTTTATAAAGGTAGCGATATGAGATATTATACAAAGCGAAAAAAACGAAAATATATTCCAATTATAGTAATTAGTATAACCTTTGTTATTGTATTCAATTCAATAGCGTTATTCTTAGATAATAAAGTTATGCCAGCGTTAGACAGAGTATCTGAAATGACTGTAAGATCAAGAGTACTTAATATAATTAATAGTAATAGTATAAAGCTTTTTGCAAATGAGTTTAACTATGATGAAATGATAAAAATAGAAAAAGATAATGCTGGAAATATAACTCTTATGCAGGCTGATACTGTTAAATTAAATTATCTAGCATCCAAATTATCTATAGAATGTGATAAAGAATTACAAGAGCTTAAAGATATGAAAATAAAAATACCATTAGGATGGTTTACTGAAAATAGTATTTATTATAATTTAGGTCCTAAAATAGCTATTAGAGTTGAAGATGTGGGAAATATTAATGCAAATTACGAATCAGAATTTGAAAGTGCAGGAATTAATCAAACCAGACATAAGATATATCTTAATGTTGAATCAAAGGTTAGAGTGATTTTGCCATTTAAAACTAATGAAATTGAAGTAATTACAAAAGTACCGGTATCAGATACAATAATAGTAGGTAAAATACCTGAGACTGCAATTGACTTTAAACCTGGTAACTAAAAGAAGCCTTGCTTATAAACAAGGCTTCTTTTTATGCTGATAATTATCATATGTAAAATGAATGATGATTTATTCCCAATTGAATACATAAGGAACATTTCTGTAGTGATCTCCATAATTTAATCCATAACCAACTACAAAAAGATCTTCGATTGTAAAACAACAATAATCAGGAACTATTTTTACTTTTCTTCTAGATGGTTTATCAAGTAAAACACAAGTTTTCACAGAAGCAGCACCTAAATTTTTTACGTGATTAACAACAAAATCCATTGTTATACCAGTATCAACTATATCATCTACAATAAGAACATCATATCCTTCGATGTTATCAGGAATATCATTAACAACTTTAATTTTTCCAGATGACACTTCATCATGACCGTAGCTTGAAGTAGTCATAAATCCTATTGTAGCCTTTGTATCTATTGCTCTAACTAAATCCGCTGCATATATAAAGCTTCCTCTTAATAAAGATAAAACGTAAAGGTTTTTATCTTTGTAATCTTCAGTTATAATTTTACCCAATTCTTCTATTCTAGCATTAATTTTTTCTTTAGAAAAAAGTATGTTACGCTTTTTATTATCCATGCTATTCTGCTGTTAAAATCTAAAACTCAATAAAGATTTAACAACAGGTCACCTCCTCTAATAATATCTCATTTAAGTTTCTTTAAAGTATTTTAATAGTATAAAATATTAGTAATATTGTCAAGATGGATGTATTATTATTTTATTGTTAGGAATTTATATTCTTTTAATGCTTTATTTACAAGGAAATATTAATAGTATAAAATTATATGAAAGTTCTTAAGATAAGGTTGGTATAGTTTATTATTTGTGAATTTATATCAGTGTTAATTTGATGGAATATTATATATATGATAAGTTATAATGATAATATGAAAATTAATATAAGAATTAATATAAGAATATAAAATTAAAATAATTTAATAACTTTTACGGATTTTTATAAGATTTAAATTTTGAGGTGATTTTTATAATGATAGAAGGAAATATTGATGGAATTAGAAATTCTATTTTAAATGAATTAGAAAGGATACATTCTATTAAAACTTCTAAAGATGAAATATGTAATTTAGAAATTTTAAATATAATTGCTAGAGTATCAGCAAGTATTGAAAGAGAAGTAAGTGTAGCAATAAACAGAAAAGGGAATGTTACATCAGTAGCTATTGGAGATTCTACTTCGGTTCAGGTACCTTTAATAGATATAAGTGAAAAAAGATTATCTGGAGTTAGAGTTATACATACTCATCCTAATGGTTATTGTAATCTTTCAGCATTAGATGTAACTGCACTTTTAAAACTAAAGTTAGATGCTATTGTGTCTGTGGCAATAACTGAAGATGGAGATATAAAAGATTTTTCGTTAGGTCTTCTTAGATTATATAATAATAAATTAGAGTATGATGAGAATATGAATTTATCATTAGATGAAATCATATCTATAAATATATTAGACAAAATTAATTTTATAGAAAATTTAATAAAGACTAACGAAATTATAGAAGAAACTGGTGAAAAGGCTATATTAGTTGGTTCTGATACAAAGGAAAGTTTAGAAGAGTTAGAAGAACTTACTAAGGCGTGTAATATTCCAGTTTTACAAACAGTGTTTCAAAGTAGAAATAAAATAGACCCTTCATTTTTTATAGGAAGAGGAAAGGTATTAGAGATAGCTTCTATCAGACAAATAGAAAGGGCTAATGTAGTGATTTTTGATGATGAACTAACAGGTTCACAAGTTAGAAATCTGGAAGCAGCATTAGGAGCAAAAGTTATAGATAGAACCACATTAATTCTTGAAATTTTTGCAACTAGAGCCAAGAGTAGAGAAGCTAAAATACAAGTTGAACTTGCTCAACTTAAATATAGATTAAGTAGACTTCAAGGACTTGGAACAATACTTTCAAGAACTGGGGGAGGTATTGGAACTAGAGGACCAGGAGAAAAGAAGTTAGAAACAGATAGAAGACACATAATGGAAACTATTTATGATTTAAGAAGAGAACTTAAAAAAGTAAAAAAGACTAGAGAAGTTCAAAGAGAAAAAAGAAATAAAGAAAGTATTCCTAAGGTTTCATTAGTTGGTTATACTAATGCAGGAAAATCTACTTTAAGAAATGTTCTTTGTAATTTATCAGCAAGAAAAGATACTGTAGGAAAACAAAAAGTATTTGAAGCTGATATGCTTTTTGCAACACTTGATACTACAACAAGAGCTCTAACATTAAAAAATAAAGGAGTAATAACATTAACAGATACAGTTGGATTTGTTAGAAAATTACCACATGATTTGGTTGAGGCATTTAAATCAACCTTAGAAGAAGTTATATTTTCAGATATTTTATGCCATGTAGTTGATGTATCTTCAGAGACAGCAATAGAACAATATAAAGCAGTAAATGAGGTATTAACAGAGTTAGATGCTATTGATAAAGAAACAATATTAGTTTTAAATAAAATAGATAAAGCAAGTGACGAACAGATAAATAATTTTATTAATTTTATAGAAGATAATGAAATTAATACAGAACAATTAATAATAAGAATATCAGCAAAACAAGAAATAAATTTAGAAGACCTTTTGGCATTAATAGAAGAAAAGCTTCCTTATAATTATAAAAAGGCAGAGTTTTTAATTCCTTATGATAAAAGCAATATTCAATCATTTTTACACAGAAATGGTAGAGTTATTAGTGAAGATTATAGAGAAGATGGAACATTTATGATTGTTGAAGTTGATGATGAAGTATATAACAAGACTAAAGAATATATATTAAATATATTAAATTAGTAATGAAATTATAGAGTTTTTAAATTTTAGTTTTAGAGTTAATTTTCAAAGAAATTCTTAGAAAAAATGGGATTTATGCATATATGTGTGTGTATATTCCGTTTTTATAACTAAGAATTTTTTTATATATTAGTAGATTAAACTCCCTATATATAGAACATTTCGTGTATTTAAGATATAATGTTTAAATAAGGAAAAGGAGCGAATTTTAATGTTAAAATCAATATTAGAGTATCAAAAGTCATTTCAAAAGTTGGTAAATGATTTAAAATTTAATAAAAAAGTTTTAGCTATATTTGCTTTTGGAAGTATAATAAGTGGGGATTTATGGGATGAATCTGATATAGATTTATTTGTTTTGTATAAAGATAATTTTGATGAAATCAGAGATGTATATTCAGAGATGTTAGGTATAGATATTCATATAAAATTATTAAGTAAACAAAGCTTTTTAAATTTATATAAGAATAATGGGAAAAAAGGATTTGCAAGAAATTTATTATTATCTTCTAAAATTGTATTTTCAAGAGATGACGAAATAACCTTAACTTTTAATGAGGCAAGATATAGTTTAGATAAACATATTGAAAAATGGAATTTGGTTTATTTAGGAAAATTGATAAAGGATCTTAGAATAACTAAAAAATATTTATATAATGATAGTATATTTACATCATATGAAATTTTAATAAGAGCTTTAGATAGTTTTTCGAAATTGTATTTAAACTTAAATGGATATACGGTAAGTAAAGATGCTGTTAGAATGGCAACGAATTTAAATGATGATTTTAATAAGGTAATAAATAG
This region includes:
- the hflX gene encoding GTPase HflX; translated protein: MIEGNIDGIRNSILNELERIHSIKTSKDEICNLEILNIIARVSASIEREVSVAINRKGNVTSVAIGDSTSVQVPLIDISEKRLSGVRVIHTHPNGYCNLSALDVTALLKLKLDAIVSVAITEDGDIKDFSLGLLRLYNNKLEYDENMNLSLDEIISINILDKINFIENLIKTNEIIEETGEKAILVGSDTKESLEELEELTKACNIPVLQTVFQSRNKIDPSFFIGRGKVLEIASIRQIERANVVIFDDELTGSQVRNLEAALGAKVIDRTTLILEIFATRAKSREAKIQVELAQLKYRLSRLQGLGTILSRTGGGIGTRGPGEKKLETDRRHIMETIYDLRRELKKVKKTREVQREKRNKESIPKVSLVGYTNAGKSTLRNVLCNLSARKDTVGKQKVFEADMLFATLDTTTRALTLKNKGVITLTDTVGFVRKLPHDLVEAFKSTLEEVIFSDILCHVVDVSSETAIEQYKAVNEVLTELDAIDKETILVLNKIDKASDEQINNFINFIEDNEINTEQLIIRISAKQEINLEDLLALIEEKLPYNYKKAEFLIPYDKSNIQSFLHRNGRVISEDYREDGTFMIVEVDDEVYNKTKEYILNILN
- a CDS encoding nucleotidyltransferase domain-containing protein encodes the protein MLKSILEYQKSFQKLVNDLKFNKKVLAIFAFGSIISGDLWDESDIDLFVLYKDNFDEIRDVYSEMLGIDIHIKLLSKQSFLNLYKNNGKKGFARNLLLSSKIVFSRDDEITLTFNEARYSLDKHIEKWNLVYLGKLIKDLRITKKYLYNDSIFTSYEILIRALDSFSKLYLNLNGYTVSKDAVRMATNLNDDFNKVINSLFYEPMSKENIEETLIYIEKFLELNIFTATKALIEFLNEKKTFLSSYEIKNDIRFKEFDIKIEDILKELLKRNLVKKDVRKLDIDDSKKINENVYSCKNYNF